A region from the Aegilops tauschii subsp. strangulata cultivar AL8/78 chromosome 5, Aet v6.0, whole genome shotgun sequence genome encodes:
- the LOC109778452 gene encoding protein DETOXIFICATION 27-like isoform X1 produces the protein MERQKNAPLLVKRPKEREGQVQGLAGEVWEESMKLWEVVGPAVFMRLVLYSLNIISQSFAGHLGDAELAAFSIASTVISGFNLGFLLGMASALETLCGQAYGAKQYAMLGVYMQRSWLVLLAFAALLSPTYIFSGQLLSALGLPADLAREAGAVSACLLPLHFMYAILLPLNKFLQCQRKNAVTAVTTAVAFPVHAAVTWLLVSYFGLGLIGAATALNFSWALVVALQFAYAVGGGCPETWGGFSSLAFVDIWGFVKLSSASGVMLCLESWYYRVLIFVTGYMKNAELAVDALSICLSLTGLEMMIPLGFLAGTGVRVANELGAGNGHRARFATMVSTTTSFVISIFFCLLALGLHGRLALIFSSSKALIDAVDDMSVLLALTILLNGVQPVLSGVAVGSGWQALVAYVNIGSYYLIGVPFGVLLGWTFHLGVHGIWAGMIGGTTVQTLILAYMTIRCDWDQEALKASNRMRLMGSSE, from the exons ATGGAGAGGCAGAAGAACGCACCACTTCTCGTGAAGAGGCCGAAGGAGAGGGAGGGCCAGGTCCAAGGACTGGCCGGCGAGGTATGGGAAGAGTCCATGAAGCTGTGGGAGGTGGTCGGCCCGGCCGTGTTCATGAGGCTCGTGCTCTACAGCTTGAACATCATCAGCCAGTCCTTCGCCGGCCATCTCGGCGACGCTGAGCTCGCCGCCTTCTCCATCGCCAGCACCGTCATCTCCGGCTTCAACCTCGGCTTCTTG CTTGGCATGGCGAGTGCGCTGGAGACGCTGTGCGGCCAGGCGTACGGCGCAAAGCAGTACGCAATGCTGGGCGTATACATGCAGCGCTCGTGGCTTGTCCTCTTGGCTTTCGCGGCGCTCCTTTCCCCGACCTACATCTTCAGCGGGCAGCTGCTCAGCGCGCTCGGCCTGCCCGCCGATCTGGCCCGCGAGGCCGGCGCGGTCAGCGCGTGCCTGCTCCCGCTGCACTTCATGTACGCCATCCTCCTGCCGCTCAACAAGTTCCTCCAGTGCCAGAGGAAGAACGCGGTCACCGCGGTGACCACGGCCGTGGCGTTCCCGGTGCACGCCGCGGTGACCTGGCTCCTGGTCAGCTACTTCGGGCTGGGACTCATCGGCGCCGCCACCGCGCTCAACTTCTCATGGGCGCTCGTCGTGGCGCTTCAGTTCGCGTACGCCGTCGGCGGCGGCTGCCCGGAGACGTGGGGAGGGTTCTCGTCGTTGGCGTTCGTGGACATCTGGGGGTTCGTCAAGCTGTCCTCGGCGTCCGGAGTCATGTTGTg CTTGGAGAGTTGGTACTATAGGGTTTTGATCTTCGTCACTGGGTACATGAAGAACGCTGAGCTTGCCGTGGATGCCTTGTCTATCTG CCTGAGTTTGACTGGACTGGAGATGATGATTCCGTTGGGGTTCCTAGCAGGCACCGG GGTGCGGGTCGCCAACGAGCTCGGCGCGGGCAACGGACACCGGGCGAGATTCGCCACGATGGTGTCGACGACGACCTCCTTTGTAATCAGCATCTTCTTCTGCTTGCTGGCGTTGGGCCTCCACGGCAGGCTCGCCCTCATCTTCTCGTCGAGCAAGGCCCTGATCGACGCCGTGGACGACATGTCCGTCCTGCTGGCCCTCACCATCCTCCTCAACGGAGTCCAACCCGTCCTTTCAG GAGTTGCAGTTGGGTCAGGTTGGCAGGCATTGGTTGCGTATGTGAACATTGGGAGCTACTACCTGATCGGTGTCCCCTTCGGCGTTCTGCTCGGATGGACCTTCCATCTCGGAGTACAT GGAATTTGGGCGGGAATGATCGGCGGCACGACGGTTCAAACGCTAATCCTCGCGTACATGACCATACGATGCGACTGGGATCAGGAG GCCTTGAAAGCAAGTAACCGCATGCGGCTGATGGGAAGCTCCGAGTGA
- the LOC109778454 gene encoding purine permease 3: MDVEAPKDSDQRPAPPARGKAMQRFLVALNCGMLTLGTTGGPLLSRLYFSKGGHRKWLSAWLETGGWPLLLLPVAASYLSRRAQDPSALVVLTPPRILLAAAGLGLATGADDFLYAYGLSFVPVSTSAILISTQLAFTVFFAFLIVRQRLTALSVNAVALLTVGAVVLGLHVSSDRPAGVSKGQYWLGFLLTLAAAALYGLVLPLIELTYKRAAGGGRVVTYALVMEMQLVMGFFATAFCTVGMIVNNDFQAISREAQAFELGEARYYTVLVWSAILWQFFFLGAVGVIFCVHTLFAGILIAVFIPVTEVLAVIFLHEKFTSEKGVALALSLWGLASYSYGEYSDAKAAKKKAALDAQAS; the protein is encoded by the exons ATGGACGTGGAGGCGCCCAAGGACTCCGACcagcgccccgcgccgccggcgcGCGGCAAGGCGATGCAGCGGTTCCTGGTGGCGCTCAACTGCGGGATGCTCACGCTGGGCACCACGGGCGGGCCGCTCCTGAGCCGCCTCTACTTCAGCAAGGGCGGGCACCGGAAGTGGCTCTCGGCGTGGCTCGAGACCGGCGGCTggccgctgctgctgctccccgTGGCGGCCTCCTATCTGAGCCGGCGCGCGCAGGACCCCAGCGCGCTGGTGGTGCTGACCCCGCCGAGGATACTGCTCGCCGCCGCGGGGCTCGGGCTGGCGACCGGCGCCGACGACTTCCTGTACGCGTACGGGCTGTCGTTCGTGCCCGTGTCCACCTCCGCGATCCTCATCTCCACGCAGCTGGCCTTCACCGTCTTCTTCGCGTTCCTGATCGTGCGGCAGCGGCTGACGGCGCTGTCGGTGAACGCGGTGGCGCTGCTCACCGTGGGCGCCGTGGTGCTGGGGCTGCACGTGTCCTCGGACCGCCCCGCCGGGGTGAGCAAGGGGCAGTACTGGCTGGGGTTCCTGCTGACCCTGGCCGCCGCGGCGCTGTACGGGCTGGTGCTGCCGCTGATCGAGCTGACCTACAagcgggccgcgggcggcgggcgcgtGGTGACGTACGCGCTGGTGATGGAGATGCAGCTGGTGATGGGCTTCTTCGCCACCGCTTTCTGCACCGTCGGCATGATCGTCAACAACGATTTCCAG GCGATCTCAAGGGAAGCACAGGCATTCGAGCTGGGGGAGGCCCGGTACTACACGGTGCTGGTGTGGAGCGCCATCCTGTGGCAGTTCTTCTTCCTGGGCGCCGTGGGCGTCATCTTCTGCGTCCACACCCTGTTCGCCGGGATCCTCATCGCCGTCTTCATCCCGGTCACGGAGGTGCTGGCCGTCATCTTCCTGCACGAGAAGTTCACCAGCGAGAAGGGCGTGGCGCTCGCGCTCTCGCTCTGGGGCCTCGCCTCCTACTCCTACGGCGAGTACAGCGACGCCAAGGCGGCCAAGAAGAAAGCGGCCTTGGATGCCCAAGCCTCGTGA
- the LOC109778452 gene encoding protein DETOXIFICATION 27-like isoform X2: protein MASALETLCGQAYGAKQYAMLGVYMQRSWLVLLAFAALLSPTYIFSGQLLSALGLPADLAREAGAVSACLLPLHFMYAILLPLNKFLQCQRKNAVTAVTTAVAFPVHAAVTWLLVSYFGLGLIGAATALNFSWALVVALQFAYAVGGGCPETWGGFSSLAFVDIWGFVKLSSASGVMLCLESWYYRVLIFVTGYMKNAELAVDALSICLSLTGLEMMIPLGFLAGTGVRVANELGAGNGHRARFATMVSTTTSFVISIFFCLLALGLHGRLALIFSSSKALIDAVDDMSVLLALTILLNGVQPVLSGVAVGSGWQALVAYVNIGSYYLIGVPFGVLLGWTFHLGVHGIWAGMIGGTTVQTLILAYMTIRCDWDQEALKASNRMRLMGSSE from the exons ATGGCGAGTGCGCTGGAGACGCTGTGCGGCCAGGCGTACGGCGCAAAGCAGTACGCAATGCTGGGCGTATACATGCAGCGCTCGTGGCTTGTCCTCTTGGCTTTCGCGGCGCTCCTTTCCCCGACCTACATCTTCAGCGGGCAGCTGCTCAGCGCGCTCGGCCTGCCCGCCGATCTGGCCCGCGAGGCCGGCGCGGTCAGCGCGTGCCTGCTCCCGCTGCACTTCATGTACGCCATCCTCCTGCCGCTCAACAAGTTCCTCCAGTGCCAGAGGAAGAACGCGGTCACCGCGGTGACCACGGCCGTGGCGTTCCCGGTGCACGCCGCGGTGACCTGGCTCCTGGTCAGCTACTTCGGGCTGGGACTCATCGGCGCCGCCACCGCGCTCAACTTCTCATGGGCGCTCGTCGTGGCGCTTCAGTTCGCGTACGCCGTCGGCGGCGGCTGCCCGGAGACGTGGGGAGGGTTCTCGTCGTTGGCGTTCGTGGACATCTGGGGGTTCGTCAAGCTGTCCTCGGCGTCCGGAGTCATGTTGTg CTTGGAGAGTTGGTACTATAGGGTTTTGATCTTCGTCACTGGGTACATGAAGAACGCTGAGCTTGCCGTGGATGCCTTGTCTATCTG CCTGAGTTTGACTGGACTGGAGATGATGATTCCGTTGGGGTTCCTAGCAGGCACCGG GGTGCGGGTCGCCAACGAGCTCGGCGCGGGCAACGGACACCGGGCGAGATTCGCCACGATGGTGTCGACGACGACCTCCTTTGTAATCAGCATCTTCTTCTGCTTGCTGGCGTTGGGCCTCCACGGCAGGCTCGCCCTCATCTTCTCGTCGAGCAAGGCCCTGATCGACGCCGTGGACGACATGTCCGTCCTGCTGGCCCTCACCATCCTCCTCAACGGAGTCCAACCCGTCCTTTCAG GAGTTGCAGTTGGGTCAGGTTGGCAGGCATTGGTTGCGTATGTGAACATTGGGAGCTACTACCTGATCGGTGTCCCCTTCGGCGTTCTGCTCGGATGGACCTTCCATCTCGGAGTACAT GGAATTTGGGCGGGAATGATCGGCGGCACGACGGTTCAAACGCTAATCCTCGCGTACATGACCATACGATGCGACTGGGATCAGGAG GCCTTGAAAGCAAGTAACCGCATGCGGCTGATGGGAAGCTCCGAGTGA